A region from the Pelobates fuscus isolate aPelFus1 chromosome 1, aPelFus1.pri, whole genome shotgun sequence genome encodes:
- the LOC134586073 gene encoding olfactory receptor 52K1-like has protein sequence MANQSDSSEFILLGFPGLPENYNTPVSITLFLVYIIALFANGTVIILIVFSRRLHQPMYVIIANLALSDLLFDTITLPKIIAKYWFDDGSISFVGCIFQVFCVHYLGSLDSFIIMLMAVDRYVAIRKPLRYFSIITNKRILVLCAFFWFVPALIALATAVLDSSFPFCGNTIKSCFCNNMAVTALACIDVTFVRRVNFCLAMFVLLLPLAFIIFSYAAIIRTICSMNQSECWRKPFYTCVTHLLVIGLYFIPRIFVYVANQVKLLLHEDLSVLILCLYTFVPHMANPVIYCLRTKEIRGTLVKFFKKKLSLKMEQRPVVSVIME, from the coding sequence ATGGCCAACCAATCTGATTCATCTGAGTTTATCTTGCTCGGTTTCCCTGGCCTACCAGAGAATTATAACACTCCAGTATCCATTACTTTGTTCCTTGTCTACATCATAGCTCTTTTTGCCAATGGTACGGTGATAATATTAATTGTTTTCAGCCGACGCCTGCACCAGCCAATGTACGTGATCATTGCAAATCTTGCACTATCCGACCTGCTATTTGACACAATAACATTACCCAAAATCATTGCAAAGTATTGGTTTGATGATGGGTCCATATCATTTGTTGGATGTATCTTTCAAGTATTTTGCGTTCACTACCTGGGCAGTTTGGATTCTTTCATTATCATGCTAATGGCCGTTGATCGTTATGTTGCCATCAGAAAGCCTCTGAGATATTTCtcgataataacaaataaacgtATTCTGGTtctttgtgcctttttttggttcgtGCCAGCTCTGATAGCTTTGGCAACTGCTGTCCTGGATTCCAGCTTTCCTTTCTGTGGAAATACAATTAAAAGCTGTTTTTGCAACAATATGGCTGTCACCGCTCTGGCCTGTATAGATGTCACATTTGTAAGACGAGTGAATTTCTGTCTGGCTATGTTTGTTCTTCTGTTGCCTTTGGCTTTCATTATATTCTCTTATGCAGCCATAATCCGGACCATATGCTCAATGAACCAATCTGAATGTTGGCGCAAGCCATTTTATACCTGTGTTACACATTTGCTCGTCATTGGGTTGTACTTTATTCCGCGGATTTTTGTGTATGTGGCTAATCAGGTGAAATTACTCCTACATGAAGATTTGAGTGTTTTGATTTTATGTCTCTACACATTTGTTCCACACATGGCGAACCCTGTAATATATTGTCTCAGGACTAAGGAAATCAGAGGAACCCTGGTAAAATTCTTCAAAAAGAAATTAAGCCTTAAAATGGAACAGCGTCCCGTGGTTAGTGTAATTATGGAATAa